Proteins encoded in a region of the Hypomesus transpacificus isolate Combined female chromosome 17, fHypTra1, whole genome shotgun sequence genome:
- the pheta2 gene encoding sesquipedalian-1 — MKIHKKILTHYLSCTSPVDKEGYLYKKKERNASYQRRWFVLKANLLFYQKRPADRHLLGVIFLEGCAVRHFESDGQFAFSLVFRGPGLKTYRLAAEDPQGQESWVKALMSVSHCYLSLLVRDLGKQYEEAKRETEPGDSHQRPTVSGLGTKGPNQSRVTLNSGSSFPMQGAGPLVREGRSFSATQMLQGHKMPAKGPSKRSPKLWPKRNAHVTPLNGPAPAYGEWPMIGLDSLEEFSTLHDYYGQEVRQLREDWRRRRQEEKGQIEDDLFGLG; from the exons ATGAAGATCCACAAGAAGATTTTAACTCATTACCTATCCTGCACCTCACCTGTTGATAAAGAAGGATATCTCTACAAAAAG AAAGAGAGGAATGCTTCTTACCAGAGACGCTGGTTTGTCCTGAAGGCTAATCTGCTGTTCTACCAGAAGAGGCCAGCAGACCGACATCTGTTGGGGGTGATTTTCCTTGAGGGCTGTGCAGTCCGACACTTTGAGTCTGATGGACAGTTTGCCTTCTCCCTGGTGTTCAGAGGGCCCGGCCTGAAGACCTACAGGCTAGCAGCAGAAGACCCTCAGGGTCAGGAGAGCTGGGTCAAAGCCCTGATGTCAGTCAGTCACTGCTACCTGTCACTGCTGGTGAGGGACCTGGGGAAGCAGTACGAAG AAGCCAAACGAGAAACAGAACCCGGAGATTCACACCAGCGCCCTACTGTGAGTGGTCTGGGCACGAAGGGTCCTAACCAATCCAGGGTCACCCTCAACTCAGGCTCATCCTTCCCCAtgcagggggcggggccactggtgagggaggggaggagcttcAGTGCCACTCAGATGTTGCAAGGACACAAGATGCCTGCTAAAGGGCCCAGTAAGAGATCCCCAAAGCTTTGGCCAAAGAGAAATGCACATGTCACGCCTCTAAATGGGCCAGCTCCAGCCTACGGAGAATGGCCTATGATTGGCCTGGATTCTCTGGAAGAGTTCAGCACGCTCCATGACTACTACGGCCAAGAGGTTAGGCAGCTGAGggaagactggaggaggaggaggcaagaGGAGAAGGGCCAGATTGAGGACGATCTCTTTGGTCTGGGATGA
- the cd2bp2 gene encoding CD2 antigen cytoplasmic tail-binding protein 2 isoform X3 — MSKRKVTFEDDEGGELAVADELPKKKICEDVSGPGSRFKGKHSLDSDEEDDEEDSEKTSKYNILASDDVEGQESATIDCDEGVPITPFNLDEEMEEGYFDSEGNYFIKKDEDVRDNWLDNIDWVKIKEQPFKRKKKGLSAKRRRRVGDEDEAEEEKQREEQQANTDEEEEGEKEPAEDPLASFTQYQLTEALLGMLLPGETVAAGLRRLGGLGVRKKGKLREIDDKLEVANRDAEKLDRLTALADRLVGSGMFEIYQQTYEKLAYILKGMNKKSQKRATLEGSEEEDELDMFADKIDEKRSSRTQDKEEEDEKMSDEVMWQYKWENKDNSELYGPFTSQQMQDWVDDGYFKDGVYCRKVDDGGSQFYNSKRLDFELYT, encoded by the exons ATGTCGAAAAGGAAAGTTACGTTCGAGGATGACGAGGGGGGCGAGCTTGCTGTAGCTGATGAACTCCCAAAGAAAAAG ATCTGTGAGGATGTTAgtgggcctggctccaggttCAAGGGTAAACACTCCCTGGACAGTGATGAAGAGGATGACGAAGAGGATAGTGAGAAGACCAGCAAATACAACATACTAGCCAGTGATGATGTAGAAG GTCAGGAGTCTGCAACAATCGATTGTGATGAGGGGGTTCCCATTACTCCCTTCAACTtggatgaagagatggaggaagggtaCTTTGACTCTGAGGGAAACTACTTCATCAAAAAAGACGAGGATGTTAGGGACAACTGGCTCGACAACATTGATTGG GTAAAAATCAAAGAACAGCCTTTTAAGCGAAAGAAGAAAGGCCTTTCAGCCAAGAGGAGGCGTAGAGTCGGGGATGAAGATGAAGCCGAAGAGGAAAAACAGCGAGAAGAGCAGCAGGCGAACACtgacgaagaggaggaaggagagaaggagcccGCCGAGGACCCACTGGCGTCCTTCACGCAGTACCAGCTCACAGAGGCTCTGCTGGGAATGCTGTTACCGGGGGAAACCGTTGCCGCGGGACTCCGTCGACTCGGAGGTCTAGGCGTCCGCAAGAAGGGGAAGCTCAGGGAGATCGATGACAAATTAGAAGTGGCCAACAGGGATGCAGAGAAGCTTGACAGACTCACTGCCCTCGCAGACAGACTGGTCGGGAGTGGCATGTTTGAAATATACCAGCAGACCTATGAAAAACTAGCCTACATACTGAAGGGGATGAACAAGAAGTCACAGAAGAGGGCTACTCTTGAGGGGagcgaggaggaagatgagctcGATATGTTTGCAGACAAAATTGACGAGAAGCGCAGTAGCAGAACACAGgacaaagaggaggaagatgagaaaa TGAGTGATGAAGTGATGTGGCAGTACAAATGGGAAAACAAGGACAATTCTGAACTCTATGGCCCCTTCACCAGCCAACAGATGCAG GACTGGGTGGATGACGGCTACTTCAAAGATGGTGTTTACTGCAGGAAGGTGGATGATGGAGGTTCTCAGTTCTATAATTCAAAGAGACTCGACTTTGAGCTTTATACATGA
- the LOC124479132 gene encoding TBC1 domain family member 10B-like, translating into MAEISALNPSPSALGDPHASASTPLPSTALPAPSSPTPESTKVAPTPKSSLYNDNALMGAPSASPPMRHAPETHAQETPQNPPKPFLPEVALESPAFPLIDEDVSQRDGLRGMGLEREGTQGFAAPREGSDPVGWEMINAPTEHSVPVPSKPVAQVAVEQTFPPPDLNPSPNLYPSVRVTQTLNPATGDAQSVLSPPPAPTAPTPTPPPPDPTQTIAAPDLAPTSATSPAPTSATSPAPTSATSLAPTSATSPAPTSATVPVSGPVAEEEKTLPPQEGDNPQSPIQSQLANTPTPFKSLEPPNSPSKGVPPSPPVLVIQEPAPPFSLPNSQPRPALDTLSYLESASMMSGTLESLSGLGEDGSSVGSDSEVNGQAVRRTDKYGFLGGNQYSEDSEKDLRIDVARQREMKWLDMFNNWDKWVSRRFQKVKLRCRKGIPSSLRAKAWQLLSNSKQLLDENPGKFEELEREPGDPKWLDIIEKDLHRQFPFHEMFAARGGHGQQDLYRILKAYTVYRPDEGYCQAQAPVAAVLLMHMPAEQAFWCLVQICEKYLPGYYSAGLEAIQLDGEIFFSLLRRVCPMAYRHLKKFKIDPILYMTEWFMCVFSRTLPWSCVLRVWDMFFCEGVKIVFRVGLVLLKQMLGSVDKLRELQGMYETMERLRNIPPESIREDLLVHEVVSMEVTEALIERECSVQVRKWRESRGELTHQPSRRLHGTRAIHEHKRRAASISSGGSFSFLGAPPPGPLRASSSLLSLPGFRKSKFPFPSKAKKGSFSGGSGMETLPPQHPSVAASSPSRAPIHTPPPPPMSVAGTKARAPQSPLAVSSPGGSSSTTAQASPGSSAQAHPGAPALTQQPQPPRLSPSSKVVSEQVTPTLPSPTANNAVLPPRPDGGRGAAAPGEEEDGKKKKRSKDDKKKEKEEEKQKLKERKEKEKSEKERQRKEKERAEKEKKKEKGGKKKDKVGGGGGGEAEENNGGAAPRDST; encoded by the exons ATGGCCGAAATCTCCGCCCTAAACCCCTCCCCTTCAGCTTTAGGAGATCCTCATGCCTCTGCAtccacccccctgccctccactgCTCTCCCCGCTCCCAGCAGCCCTACCCCAGAGTCCACAAAGGttgcccccacccccaaatcATCTCTCTACAATGACAACGCCCTAATGGGTGCCCCCTCTGCATCTCCTCCTATGAGACATGCTCCAGAAACACATGCGCAAGAGACACCCCAAAATCCACCCAAACCATTTCTACCAGAAGTAGCTTTAGAGAGTCCTGCCTTTCCACTCATAGATGAAGATGTGTCACAGAGGGATGGATTGAGAGGGATGggactagagagagaggggacccaAGGGTTTGCTGCCCCACGGGAGGGCAGTGACCCAGTGGGTTGGGAAATGATAAATGCCCCTACAGAGCACTCTGTACCCGTCCCAAGTAAGCCAGTGGCCCAAGTGGCAGTAGAGCAGACGTTCCCTCCTCCTGATCTTAATCCTAGTCCTAATCTCTACCCGAGTGTTCGCGTCACCCAGACCCTTAATCCAGCTACTGGGGATGCTCAGTCTGTGTTGagcccacctccagcccccacagcccccactcctacccctcctccccctgatcCCACCCAAACAATCGCAGCCCCAGATTTAGCCCCAACTTCAGCCACAAGTCCAGCCCCAACTTCAGCCACAAGTCCAGCCCCAACTTCAGCCACAAGTTTAGCCCCAACTTCAGCCACAAGTCCAGCCCCAACTTCAGCCACAGTTCCAGTCTCAGGTCCAGTCGCTGAAGAGGAAAAAACCCTGCCGCCACAAGAAGGCGATAACCCTCAATCCCCCATCCAGTCTCAGTTAGCCAACACACCCACTCCATTCAAAAGCTTGGAGCCACCCAACAGCCCTTCCAAAGGGgttcctcccagcccccctgtcCTGGTGATCCAGGAGCCagctccccccttctccctgcccAACTCTCAGCCCCGTCCAGCCCTTGACACCCTCAGCTACCTAGAGTCAGCCAGCATGATGTCTGGCACCCTGGAGTCCCTctctgggctgggggaggatGGCAGCTCCGTGGGCTCCGACTCGGAGGTCAACGGCCAGGCCGTCAGACGCACGGACAAGTATGGCTTCCTCGGTGGGAACCAGTACAGCGAGGACAG TGAAAAGGATCTTAGAATTGATGTGGCTCGCCAGCGAGAGATGAAGTGGCTGGATATGTTTAACAACTGGGACAAGTGGGTCTCCCGGCGCTTCCAGAAG GTGAAGCTACGCTGTAGGAAGgggatcccctcctctctcagggcCAAAGCCTGGCAACTCCTGTCCAACAGCAAACAGCTTCTGGATGAAAACCCGGGCAAATTCGAG gaGTTGGAGAGGGAGCCAGGAGATCCTAAATGGTTGGACATCATAGAGAAGGATCTGCACAGACAGTTCCCCTTTCACGAGATGTTTGCGGCTCGCGGTGGTCATGG ACAGCAGGACCTGTACCGCATACTGAAGGCCTACACCGTTTACCGTCCTGATGAGGGCTACTGCCAGGCACAGGCTCCGGTAGCTGCTGTGCTGCTCATGCACATGCCTGCTGAG caaGCCTTCTGGTGTCTGGTGCAGATATGTGAGAAGTATCTTCCTGGTTACTACAGTGCCGGCCTG GAAGCGATTCAGTTGGACGGAGAGATCTTCTTCTCTTTGCTGAGGCGTGTGTGCCCCATGGCCTACCGTCACCTCAAGAAGTTCAAGATCGACCCCATCCTGTACATGACCGAgtggttcatgtgtgtgttctcgCGCACCCTGCCGTGGTCTTGCGTGCTACGCGTGTGGGACATGTTCTTCTGCGAAG gggtgAAGATCGTGTTCCGGGTGGGCCTGGTGCTGCTGAAACAGATGCTGGGATCTGTGGACAAGCTGCGGGAGCTGCAGGGCATGTACGAGACCATGGAGCGTCTGAGGAACATCCCCCCCGAGTCTATCAGAGAGGATCTTCTGGTGCATGAG GTCGTCTCCATGGAAGTGACCGAGGCCCTGATAGAGAGGGAGTGCAGTGTCCAGGTCAGGAAGTGGAGAGAGTCCCGGGGGGAGCTGACCCACCAGCCTAGCCGCCGTCTTCACGGGACCAGGGCCATCCATGAGCACAAGCGTCGGGCTGCCTCCATCAGCTCAGGAGGCAGCTTCTCCTTCCTCGGGGCCCCCCCTCCCGGTCCCCTCagggcctcctccagcctgctctCTCTACCCGGCTTCCGCAAGTCCAAGTTCCCTTTCCCATCCAAGGCCAAAAAGGGCTCCTTCTCCGGGGGCTCAGGAATGGAGACCTTACCTCCACAACACCCCTCTGTAGCAGCCTCCAGCCCTAGCCGGgctcccatccacacaccaccaccaccacccatgtCTGTGGCTGGAACCAAGGCACGGGCGCCTCAAAGCCCTCTGGCGGTGTCCTCTCCCGGCGGCTCCTCATCCACTACCGCCCAGGCCTCGCCAGGATCCTCAGCACAGGCTCACCCTGGGGCCCCTGCTCTGACccagcagccccagcctccccgcctctccccctcctccaaggTGGTCTCTGAGCAggtcacccccaccctcccctcgcCCACCGCCAATAACGCGGTGCTGCCGCCCCGCCCggacggaggaagaggagcagcagcaccaggagaggaagaagacgggaagaagaagaaaaggagcAAGGATgacaagaagaaggagaaggaggaggagaagcagaaactaaaggagaggaaggagaaggagaaatctgagaaggagagacagaggaaggagaaagagagggcggagaaggagaagaagaaggagaaaggggggaagaaaaaggacaaggtgggtggaggaggaggaggagaggcggaggaaAATAATGGAGGCGCTGCACCAAGAGATTCGACCTAG
- the mylpfa gene encoding myosin regulatory light chain 2, skeletal muscle translates to MAPKKAKRRQAAGEGGSSNVFSMFEQSQIQEYKEAFTIIDQNRDGIISKDDLRDVLASMGQLNVKNEELEAMVKEASGPINFTVFLTMFGEKLKGADPEDVIVSAFKVLDPEATGFIKKEFLEELLTTQCDRFTAEEMKNLWAAFPPDVAGNVDYKNICYVITHGEEKEE, encoded by the exons ATG GCACCAAAGAAGGCAAAgaggaggcaggcagcaggCGAGGGCGGCTCCTCCAACGTCTTCTCTATGTTTGAGCAGAGCCAGATCCAGGAGTACAAGGAG GCTTTCACAATCATTGACCAGAACAGAGACGGTATCATCAGCAAGGATGATCTGAGGGACGTGTTGGCCTCAATGG GCCAGTTGAACGTGAAGAACGAGGAGCTGGAGGCTATGGTAAAGGAAGCCAGCGGCCCCATCAACTTCACAGTCTTCCTTACCATGTTCGGAGAGAAGCTGAAGG GTGCTGACCCCGAAGACGTTATTGTTTCCGCCTTCAAGGTCCTCGACCCCGAGGCAACCGGATTCATCAAGAAGGAATT CCTTGAGGAACTCCTGACCACTCAGTGCGACAGGTTTACCGCAGAGGAG ATGAAGAACCTGTGGGCCGCCTTCCCCCCAGATGTGGCTGGCAACGTTGACTACAAGAACATCTGCTACGTCATCACAcacggagaggagaaggaggagtaa